A single window of Arcobacter sp. CECT 8983 DNA harbors:
- a CDS encoding NnrS family protein, producing the protein MENKKQYAAKHYEHYPQGNFPIYLAYGFRPIFLLLAPYIVISIILWSFTFSGFISLGFIDNLLTWHIYEMLFGVGSAGIIAFFLTGVPEMFPGAVPIIGKKLLFIVSLWLASRISFWFIAFLGIPFVAFINLFLSLYIILLIIKPVFADVKKKHISLAFNLVALLIIQGMFFASIAKYLNIDSSSILILALGFFIVLILLALRRVNMEAINELLESENIDETFYSRAPRYNLAIFCVLLYTLVEFFFPNNSILAYLALACFAAILNISNDFILKDNNILTKPFVLYMLSIILLTSIAYGFLAYDYLNENLYALNHFRHFLTTGSFGLVFYVVMIVVSTIHTGRKLFTNLWLNLGLILIIISTFIRAFIPFYEEYSIEAYIVSSILWAIPFIIYMKIFFPFLLSKRADGIKG; encoded by the coding sequence ATGGAAAATAAAAAACAGTATGCAGCAAAACATTATGAGCATTATCCCCAAGGGAATTTTCCTATTTATTTAGCCTATGGTTTTAGACCTATATTTTTACTTCTTGCTCCATATATTGTAATTTCTATTATCCTTTGGAGTTTTACTTTTAGTGGCTTTATCTCTTTAGGTTTTATTGATAACTTGTTAACTTGGCATATATATGAAATGTTGTTTGGAGTAGGAAGTGCTGGTATTATTGCGTTCTTTCTTACGGGAGTTCCAGAGATGTTTCCAGGGGCAGTGCCAATTATAGGGAAAAAACTTTTATTTATAGTTTCTCTTTGGTTAGCTTCAAGAATTAGTTTCTGGTTTATAGCATTTTTAGGTATTCCTTTTGTTGCTTTTATCAACTTATTCTTAAGTTTATATATTATTTTACTTATTATAAAACCAGTATTTGCAGATGTAAAGAAAAAACATATATCTCTTGCTTTTAATCTTGTGGCACTTCTAATAATACAAGGAATGTTTTTTGCAAGTATTGCAAAATATTTAAATATTGATTCATCATCTATTTTGATTTTAGCTTTAGGTTTTTTCATTGTTTTAATATTACTTGCATTAAGAAGAGTAAATATGGAAGCTATAAATGAGCTTTTAGAAAGTGAAAATATAGATGAGACTTTTTACTCAAGAGCACCAAGATATAATTTAGCTATTTTTTGTGTGCTTTTATATACACTTGTAGAGTTTTTCTTTCCTAATAATTCTATTTTAGCTTATTTAGCCCTTGCTTGCTTTGCAGCTATTTTAAATATCTCAAATGATTTTATTTTAAAAGATAACAATATCTTAACTAAGCCCTTTGTCTTATATATGCTAAGTATTATTCTACTAACTTCTATTGCTTATGGCTTCTTAGCTTATGATTATTTAAATGAAAATCTTTATGCCTTAAATCATTTTAGGCATTTTCTTACAACAGGAAGTTTTGGTCTTGTCTTTTATGTTGTAATGATAGTTGTATCAACTATTCATACAGGAAGAAAACTCTTTACAAACCTTTGGTTAAACCTTGGGCTTATTTTAATAATTATTTCTACTTTTATAAGAGCATTTATTCCCTTTTATGAAGAGTATTCAATTGAAGCATATATTGTATCATCCATTTTATGGGCGATTCCATTTATTATTTATATGAAAATCTTTTTTCCATTTTTACTTTCAAAAAGAGCAGATGGAATAAAAGGTTAA
- a CDS encoding ABC transporter substrate-binding protein, with product MKKILLLSFMFLLSLFAKDENKIVVAGPFATVSHPIIHMIQNDVLKDLNKKIEFKLWKNPDELRALVLNSNVDFIALPTNVASNLYNKGVDLKLLNVSIWGILAMISRDPNLKTLKDFKGKKIALPFRADMPDIIFQELAKKYSLDPKKDFKIQYVTNPIDAMQMLILRRIDHALLAEPAISIALRKTGSFPINIVAPDLYRSVDLQKEWGKLFKTEAKIPQAGLAYLGKIKGKEKLINRFLQEYEKSLQWYKKNPKKAASLVVKTLPMLEEKGLADSIKHVQIQSVNAYEAKEELEFFFNVLKNSNEKLIGGKLPNENIYYKSN from the coding sequence ATGAAAAAAATCTTACTACTTAGTTTTATGTTTTTATTATCTCTTTTTGCAAAAGATGAAAATAAAATTGTTGTTGCAGGTCCTTTTGCCACAGTATCACATCCTATTATACACATGATACAAAATGACGTATTAAAAGACTTGAACAAAAAAATAGAGTTTAAACTATGGAAAAACCCCGATGAGCTTAGAGCTCTTGTTTTAAACTCAAATGTTGATTTTATAGCCTTGCCAACCAATGTAGCTTCAAATCTTTACAATAAAGGAGTTGATTTAAAACTTCTAAATGTCTCTATTTGGGGGATACTTGCGATGATAAGTAGAGATCCAAACTTAAAAACCTTAAAAGATTTTAAAGGTAAAAAAATTGCTCTTCCTTTTAGAGCAGATATGCCTGATATTATCTTTCAAGAATTAGCAAAAAAATATAGTTTAGATCCTAAAAAAGATTTCAAAATTCAATATGTAACAAACCCTATTGATGCTATGCAAATGCTTATTTTAAGACGTATTGATCATGCACTTTTAGCAGAACCTGCTATTTCAATAGCTCTAAGAAAAACCGGCTCTTTCCCTATAAATATCGTTGCTCCTGATTTATATAGAAGTGTTGACTTACAAAAAGAGTGGGGAAAACTTTTTAAAACAGAAGCTAAAATTCCCCAAGCAGGACTTGCATATTTAGGAAAGATAAAAGGAAAAGAAAAGCTTATCAATAGATTTTTACAAGAGTATGAAAAGTCTCTTCAGTGGTACAAGAAAAACCCAAAAAAAGCAGCTTCATTAGTTGTAAAAACTTTACCAATGCTTGAAGAAAAAGGTTTAGCTGATTCTATAAAGCATGTACAAATTCAAAGTGTAAATGCCTATGAAGCAAAAGAGGAGTTAGAGTTTTTCTTTAATGTTTTAAAAAATAGTAATGAAAAACTAATAGGTGGAAAACTGCCAAATGAAAATATATATTATAAATCAAACTAA
- a CDS encoding TonB-dependent siderophore receptor has translation MKKSLILSSVTTIVLAGNCYANADLGEVLVTTATKTEKNIDGVSASVIVVTKEDIEKISASTLKDVFEKIPSINAQYARFPHPSSKSKAAISIRGVGANGTLMLLDGKRLSAETENPYEMNRIPASMIERIEIVKGSMSTLYGSDAIGGVINIITKKITEAQTAVDLKYGLNKKGDAKQKNFNFTTIGKNDYFNYKVFGSVVDEEAFTKKKNYTQTAVNPQTGAVIGANPQNGISGKEDMTFIDDATVLSFGTRFEKNLTDNLLAGIDFNYFKEEREGIYLGNAKFAGGGLIKNTPVLSKDNNKRIDVSTDFEYQVNNDLTTNLKFYRSYYKKRNETTPENFAGPVNKKFSANVTIDNVESTTTYLLNDSNILTFGAEYRKETRDSSAINPNPSSSDFITKEVTYKSVFLQNEIEITDSLNATLGARYDHISNADSKVTFQAGAVQKFNDNTSLRINYSQGFRAPDTAELFVVAPVFKDGKRFGSDVIFGPKTTAYDLKPEESQSFEIALSNNFNKLSSEIVAFHTNIKDKIELVSYGTGAGKYYTSENLDKVEINGLELRLDYDFTNYLNTNFNLTYLDTEDKTLNKELTFTPDISASLGIDYKITNSLNTNISLRYIGEQYTNSQNSEKTEDYTLVDLGLNYKINKTTSFYTGVDNIFDKEVDEELGVNAGTYMYVGFRFNF, from the coding sequence ATGAAAAAAAGTCTTATTTTATCAAGTGTGACAACAATTGTTTTAGCAGGAAATTGCTATGCAAATGCAGATTTAGGTGAAGTTTTAGTTACAACTGCCACTAAAACTGAAAAAAATATAGATGGAGTTAGTGCTTCTGTTATTGTTGTAACAAAAGAAGATATTGAGAAAATATCTGCTTCAACATTAAAAGATGTATTTGAAAAAATTCCATCAATCAATGCTCAATATGCAAGGTTCCCCCACCCTAGTTCTAAATCAAAAGCTGCAATCTCTATAAGAGGAGTTGGTGCAAATGGTACTCTTATGCTTTTAGATGGTAAAAGATTATCAGCTGAAACAGAAAACCCATATGAGATGAATAGAATCCCTGCTTCAATGATTGAAAGAATAGAGATAGTAAAAGGTTCAATGTCAACACTTTATGGTTCTGATGCTATTGGTGGAGTTATAAATATTATTACAAAAAAAATCACTGAAGCTCAAACTGCTGTTGATTTAAAGTATGGCTTAAATAAAAAAGGTGATGCAAAACAAAAAAACTTCAACTTTACAACTATTGGAAAGAATGATTATTTTAACTATAAAGTTTTTGGTTCTGTTGTTGATGAAGAAGCTTTTACAAAGAAAAAAAATTATACTCAAACAGCAGTTAATCCTCAAACAGGTGCTGTTATAGGTGCAAATCCACAAAATGGTATATCTGGAAAAGAAGATATGACTTTTATTGATGATGCAACTGTTTTAAGCTTTGGAACAAGGTTTGAAAAAAACTTAACAGATAATCTTCTTGCAGGTATTGATTTTAATTACTTCAAAGAAGAAAGAGAAGGTATTTATTTAGGAAATGCTAAATTTGCAGGTGGTGGTCTTATAAAAAATACGCCTGTTTTATCAAAAGATAATAATAAAAGAATTGATGTTTCTACCGATTTTGAGTATCAAGTAAATAATGACTTAACTACTAATTTAAAATTTTATAGATCATATTATAAAAAAAGAAATGAAACTACTCCTGAAAATTTTGCAGGTCCAGTAAATAAAAAGTTTAGTGCAAATGTAACAATTGATAATGTAGAATCAACAACAACTTACCTTCTAAATGATAGTAATATACTTACTTTTGGAGCTGAATACAGAAAAGAAACTAGAGACTCAAGTGCTATTAATCCGAATCCTAGTTCAAGTGATTTTATTACAAAAGAAGTTACGTATAAATCAGTATTCTTACAAAATGAGATTGAAATCACAGACTCTTTAAATGCTACACTAGGAGCAAGATATGACCATATTTCAAACGCAGATAGTAAAGTAACATTCCAAGCAGGTGCTGTTCAAAAGTTTAATGATAACACCTCTTTAAGAATTAATTATTCTCAAGGTTTCAGAGCCCCTGATACAGCTGAACTTTTTGTTGTTGCTCCAGTTTTCAAAGATGGAAAAAGATTTGGTTCAGATGTAATTTTTGGACCTAAAACTACTGCTTATGACTTAAAACCTGAAGAATCACAAAGTTTTGAAATAGCTTTATCAAATAACTTTAATAAACTTTCTTCTGAAATTGTTGCTTTTCATACAAATATCAAAGATAAGATTGAGTTAGTTTCATATGGTACCGGAGCAGGGAAATACTATACTTCAGAAAATTTAGACAAAGTTGAAATCAATGGACTTGAATTAAGGCTTGATTATGATTTTACTAACTATTTAAATACAAACTTTAATTTAACATATTTAGATACTGAAGATAAGACCTTAAATAAGGAACTAACATTCACTCCTGATATTTCTGCATCTTTAGGAATAGACTATAAAATAACAAATAGTTTAAACACAAATATATCTTTAAGATATATAGGTGAACAATATACAAATAGTCAAAACAGTGAAAAAACTGAGGATTATACACTTGTAGATTTAGGACTTAATTACAAAATAAATAAAACTACAAGTTTTTATACAGGAGTAGATAATATTTTTGATAAAGAAGTTGATGAAGAGTTAGGAGTAAATGCTGGTACGTATATGTATGTTGGGTTTAGGTTTAATTTTTAA
- a CDS encoding AraC family transcriptional regulator encodes MNNGFWKNFKGFSDENEILNTKKEFNYNGKFDINEINFNDTVFLYKSDYLLKNEIKQKSIHKIDGIAFTLGLEGEMKLKSYISGEKFSSKKSYINLHLISQDCIYHEIPRNSSYKALSFILKKEFLEKVLPDNTFKEYIFNTLENSNFSKMLYNSLMDIKMSFLANEMYKSPMVGKLNQLYLESKTLEVIYHCLNTFSQSQPDKDLSGIKFSQYDIKALNKAKKILLENMQKPPSIEELSKIVKLNDFKLQFGFKKFFNLTPYSFLLEERMQKAKILLKESEYNINEIALLVGYSYAQNFSNAFFKRFGIRPKEIMKTRNYYY; translated from the coding sequence ATGAATAATGGTTTTTGGAAAAACTTTAAAGGTTTCTCAGATGAAAATGAAATATTAAATACCAAAAAAGAATTTAATTACAATGGAAAGTTTGATATAAATGAAATTAATTTTAACGACACAGTATTTTTGTACAAAAGTGACTATTTATTAAAAAATGAAATCAAACAAAAGTCAATTCATAAAATTGATGGTATTGCCTTTACATTAGGTCTTGAAGGAGAAATGAAATTAAAAAGTTATATTTCAGGAGAAAAATTTTCTTCAAAAAAGTCATATATTAATCTGCACTTAATTTCGCAAGATTGTATTTATCATGAAATACCACGAAACAGTTCTTATAAAGCGTTGTCTTTTATTTTAAAAAAAGAGTTTTTAGAAAAAGTTTTACCTGATAATACTTTTAAAGAGTATATATTTAACACTCTTGAAAATAGTAACTTTAGTAAAATGCTATATAACTCTCTTATGGATATTAAAATGTCATTTTTAGCAAATGAAATGTATAAAAGTCCTATGGTTGGAAAATTAAATCAATTATATCTTGAGTCAAAAACTTTAGAGGTTATTTACCATTGTCTTAATACTTTTTCACAAAGTCAACCTGACAAAGATTTAAGTGGAATAAAATTCTCACAATATGATATAAAAGCTTTAAACAAAGCAAAAAAAATTTTACTTGAAAATATGCAGAAACCACCTAGCATAGAAGAACTTTCAAAAATTGTAAAATTGAATGATTTTAAATTACAATTTGGATTTAAAAAATTCTTTAATCTCACTCCTTACTCTTTTTTATTAGAAGAAAGAATGCAAAAAGCAAAAATACTTTTAAAAGAAAGTGAATATAATATAAATGAAATAGCCTTATTAGTAGGTTATTCATATGCACAAAATTTTTCTAATGCTTTTTTTAAAAGATTTGGCATAAGACCTAAAGAGATTATGAAGACAAGAAACTATTATTATTAA
- a CDS encoding TonB-dependent receptor — protein MKKKLLVKSIILSTITSSFLLAQDQPQELGDVTVSANKIEENIQEVPQSITVINKEELEEKRITDIEGVVDEIPNMSFERALNGSLSTTFRGLSGSTFTLSNPVVIYVDGVPYYDRYDYNPSFINVDQVEILRGPQGTLYGKDSTGGVINIITKAPENEWHGSINAEAGNYGYTKGAFNTSGALIDNKLYAGINGSLKSDDGWLTNKYSGMNKDANRTKAKRVSAFTIYKPTDNLSSKLVISHDYDKEYGRRGINIDNTLPINDLKRDENVSFDVPSYITRKTNSQSLKFDYELEKMKMESVTIHKDFDIDIVHDSDFLSGTSSDGLASLIISDVQTWSQEFKLASKNQDIKWVAGLFFDDEKREQGPYGNASSRGTANVVSTIDTNTYAVFGQVMIPLNDFELTLGGRYQRITKDIKSDFYNSFTNTSNSLHQYDDEKSWSTFLPKIALSYSFNNDLMAYTSVSKGFIPGGFNFYSTSDSSDSSFEPEKSTNYEIGIKYQQDDYTINAAIFRMEIEDLHVYSTLPGGVFVTDNARKAHSQGLEIDGKYYLGNNFELTASVGLIKAKYDDYTDANVNYDGQKITGTPKFTTSIGISYFAQEGLYGRVGLQGRGKTGFRRNGKVEETDGGFTANTKIGYKINDWDVYGYITNITDEEYVLSYGRGVGFNEPRRFGFGVKYTF, from the coding sequence ATGAAAAAGAAATTACTGGTCAAAAGTATAATATTATCAACTATTACAAGTAGTTTTTTATTGGCACAAGACCAGCCACAAGAACTTGGAGACGTTACTGTTAGTGCGAATAAAATTGAAGAAAATATTCAAGAAGTTCCACAAAGTATTACAGTAATTAATAAAGAAGAGTTAGAAGAAAAAAGAATAACAGACATTGAGGGTGTGGTTGATGAAATACCTAACATGAGTTTTGAAAGGGCTTTAAATGGAAGTTTATCTACTACCTTTAGAGGCTTATCAGGTTCAACTTTTACTCTTAGTAACCCCGTTGTTATTTATGTTGATGGTGTTCCATATTATGACAGATATGATTATAACCCTTCTTTTATAAATGTAGATCAAGTAGAAATTCTAAGAGGTCCACAAGGTACACTTTATGGTAAAGACTCTACAGGGGGAGTTATAAATATTATTACAAAAGCACCTGAAAATGAGTGGCACGGAAGTATCAATGCTGAAGCTGGAAATTATGGTTACACAAAGGGAGCCTTCAATACAAGTGGAGCACTCATAGATAATAAACTGTATGCGGGTATTAATGGTTCTTTAAAATCGGATGATGGTTGGCTTACAAATAAATATTCAGGTATGAATAAAGATGCCAATAGAACAAAAGCAAAAAGAGTAAGTGCTTTTACAATTTATAAACCGACAGACAACTTATCAAGTAAACTTGTTATTTCTCATGATTATGACAAAGAGTATGGAAGAAGAGGTATAAATATTGATAATACACTTCCAATTAATGATTTAAAACGAGATGAGAATGTGAGTTTTGATGTTCCTTCATATATTACAAGAAAAACAAATTCACAAAGTCTAAAATTTGATTATGAATTAGAAAAAATGAAAATGGAATCTGTAACCATACATAAAGATTTCGATATTGATATCGTTCATGACAGTGATTTTTTATCTGGAACCAGCAGTGATGGTTTAGCTTCACTTATTATTTCAGATGTCCAAACGTGGTCGCAAGAATTTAAATTAGCAAGTAAGAATCAAGATATAAAATGGGTAGCAGGACTATTTTTTGATGATGAAAAAAGAGAACAAGGTCCATATGGAAATGCAAGTAGTAGAGGTACTGCAAATGTAGTCTCTACAATTGATACAAATACATATGCAGTATTCGGTCAAGTCATGATTCCTCTAAATGATTTTGAATTAACTCTTGGAGGAAGATACCAAAGAATAACTAAAGATATTAAATCTGACTTTTACAACAGTTTTACAAATACTTCTAACAGTCTTCATCAATATGATGATGAAAAGTCATGGAGTACTTTCTTGCCTAAAATTGCTTTATCGTATAGTTTTAACAATGATTTAATGGCATATACTTCTGTTTCAAAAGGGTTTATTCCAGGTGGTTTCAATTTCTATTCCACAAGTGATAGCAGTGATTCTTCTTTTGAGCCTGAAAAATCTACAAATTATGAAATTGGAATAAAGTATCAACAAGATGACTATACTATTAATGCAGCTATCTTTAGAATGGAAATAGAAGATTTACATGTATATAGTACTCTTCCTGGGGGTGTTTTTGTAACAGATAATGCACGAAAAGCTCACTCTCAAGGATTAGAAATTGATGGGAAATATTATTTAGGCAATAACTTTGAATTAACAGCAAGTGTAGGACTTATTAAAGCAAAATATGATGATTATACAGATGCTAATGTTAATTATGATGGACAAAAGATTACTGGAACTCCTAAATTTACAACTTCAATAGGAATATCATATTTTGCTCAAGAAGGTCTTTATGGAAGAGTTGGTCTTCAAGGAAGAGGAAAGACTGGTTTTAGAAGAAATGGCAAAGTTGAAGAAACTGACGGTGGTTTTACTGCAAATACAAAAATAGGATATAAAATCAATGATTGGGATGTTTATGGATATATTACAAATATTACAGATGAAGAATATGTTCTATCTTATGGTAGAGGTGTAGGATTTAATGAGCCAAGAAGATTTGGATTTGGCGTAAAATATACATTTTAA
- a CDS encoding DUF4198 domain-containing protein, which translates to MKKIKKVFLATVILSVNTLLAHSLWVNSFESFSHKPGHAIVSLGWGHSIPIDDILNSPNGKVVIEDFSLINPKGEKTQLKIPSSETAKASKTTKDFDLYDADIALQKIALKKESIKGVYILQANSKPTFYTSYIDTKDRQRLKLKPKNELKDIKKILMSIKYQANAKSYLTLDKWTEPKATNKGLEIIPKSDLSNVRIGDLVEFEVLFMGKPLNATAASMDYIKAASNTFGQNEGFALMSSIVEGKAQIRVQSAGQWIVSCTHKTAITKDGPLKELYNKVNYSFNASSLTFNVKE; encoded by the coding sequence ATGAAAAAAATAAAAAAAGTTTTTTTAGCAACTGTTATTTTAAGTGTTAACACTTTATTAGCACATAGTTTGTGGGTTAACTCTTTTGAGTCATTCTCTCATAAACCAGGCCATGCAATAGTTAGTTTAGGATGGGGACATTCAATTCCTATTGATGATATACTTAATTCACCCAATGGAAAAGTTGTTATAGAAGATTTTTCTTTAATTAATCCAAAAGGAGAAAAAACACAATTAAAAATTCCTTCAAGTGAAACTGCAAAGGCAAGTAAAACAACTAAAGATTTTGATTTATATGATGCCGATATAGCTTTACAGAAAATTGCTCTTAAAAAAGAGAGTATAAAAGGAGTTTATATTCTTCAAGCAAATTCTAAACCTACTTTTTATACAAGTTATATAGATACAAAAGACAGACAAAGGTTAAAATTAAAACCAAAAAATGAGCTCAAAGATATTAAAAAAATATTGATGTCTATTAAGTATCAAGCCAATGCAAAATCTTACCTTACTTTAGACAAATGGACTGAACCAAAAGCTACAAACAAAGGACTTGAAATCATTCCTAAAAGTGACCTTTCTAATGTAAGAATAGGAGACCTTGTTGAGTTTGAAGTTTTATTTATGGGGAAACCTTTAAATGCAACTGCTGCTAGTATGGATTATATAAAAGCTGCTAGCAATACTTTTGGTCAAAATGAAGGATTTGCTTTAATGTCATCTATAGTAGAAGGAAAAGCTCAAATAAGAGTTCAAAGTGCAGGACAATGGATTGTATCTTGTACCCACAAAACAGCCATTACAAAAGATGGTCCATTAAAAGAGTTATATAATAAGGTGAATTATTCATTTAATGCCAGTAGCTTAACTTTTAATGTAAAAGAATAA
- a CDS encoding HD domain-containing phosphohydrolase, with product MFDKKLNISLLYVEDDIHTREELSHILNFYVDKLYVAENGDEGLKLYEEYNPDLILTDIKMPVLDGISMSKKIREFNPDAKIILLTAFNETNYLVEAIKMSIDSYVTKPVDLEDLFLNMEKVSSQVELKKDKENIGNLLEEYKKTVDLSSIVSKTNSKGIITFVNEQFETISGYKKEELIGKSHNIVRHEDTPAEVFKEMWYTIKILKKPWYGKIKNKKKDGNAYYVKTVINPILDTNDNIIEFIAVRSDITELEETKLKLEKEYEKTSIKYNEASSLSKIYEEAFDKSSIILRVTSDMQIKYINKMFCELTGYTKDELEGKSYWTIKHPNTSKEFIEKAFNQANENGIWKGQLEGCTKDKKDIHYISTIVAIKDLNGNLIEYLCIRLDITKVIELHEELEETQREIIYTMGEIGETRSKETGFHVKRVAEYSKLLALKFGLSKEEAEILRLASPMHDIGKVGIPDSILNKPAKLTPQEYEIMKDHVNIGYDLLKNSSRDTLKASAIVAYEHHEKWDGSGYPRGLKGEEIHIFGRITAICDVFDALAHERPYKKAWELDRIIKLLKEEKAKHFDPVLVDLFLENLDKFLEIKNTYEDKV from the coding sequence GTGTTCGATAAAAAACTTAATATTTCTTTGCTTTACGTAGAAGATGATATCCATACAAGAGAAGAGTTATCTCATATTTTAAATTTTTATGTAGATAAACTTTATGTTGCTGAAAATGGAGATGAAGGTTTAAAACTCTATGAAGAGTATAACCCTGACTTAATTTTAACAGATATAAAAATGCCTGTTTTAGATGGTATATCAATGAGTAAAAAGATTAGAGAATTTAATCCTGATGCAAAAATTATTTTACTTACTGCTTTTAATGAAACAAACTACTTAGTAGAAGCAATAAAAATGAGTATTGACTCTTATGTAACTAAACCTGTAGATCTTGAAGATCTATTTTTAAACATGGAGAAAGTTTCTTCTCAAGTTGAACTTAAAAAAGATAAAGAAAATATTGGAAACCTTTTAGAAGAGTACAAAAAAACAGTTGATTTAAGTTCTATTGTTTCAAAAACAAACTCAAAAGGTATTATCACTTTTGTAAATGAACAATTTGAAACAATTTCTGGATACAAAAAAGAGGAGCTTATTGGCAAATCTCACAATATTGTAAGACATGAAGACACTCCTGCTGAAGTATTTAAAGAAATGTGGTACACAATAAAAATATTAAAAAAGCCATGGTACGGGAAAATTAAAAATAAAAAGAAAGATGGAAATGCTTACTATGTAAAAACTGTAATAAATCCCATCTTAGATACAAATGATAATATTATAGAATTTATTGCAGTACGTTCAGATATTACAGAACTAGAAGAAACAAAATTAAAATTAGAAAAAGAGTATGAAAAAACCTCAATAAAATATAATGAAGCTTCATCATTATCAAAAATATATGAAGAAGCCTTTGATAAAAGTAGTATTATTTTAAGAGTTACAAGTGATATGCAAATCAAATATATCAATAAAATGTTTTGTGAACTAACTGGCTATACAAAAGATGAACTTGAAGGAAAATCTTATTGGACAATTAAACACCCTAATACATCAAAAGAATTTATAGAAAAAGCTTTTAACCAAGCAAATGAAAATGGTATATGGAAAGGTCAACTAGAAGGCTGTACAAAAGATAAAAAAGATATTCACTATATTTCAACTATTGTTGCAATTAAAGATTTAAATGGCAATCTTATTGAATATCTTTGTATAAGACTTGATATAACAAAAGTAATAGAATTACATGAAGAACTTGAAGAGACTCAAAGAGAAATAATTTATACTATGGGTGAAATAGGAGAAACAAGATCTAAAGAGACTGGCTTCCATGTAAAACGTGTTGCAGAATACTCAAAACTACTTGCTCTTAAATTTGGATTATCAAAAGAAGAAGCAGAAATTTTAAGGCTTGCAAGTCCTATGCATGATATAGGAAAAGTTGGAATACCTGATTCTATTTTAAATAAGCCAGCTAAACTTACACCCCAAGAGTACGAAATAATGAAAGATCATGTTAATATTGGTTATGACCTTCTTAAAAACTCTTCAAGAGACACCCTTAAAGCTTCAGCTATTGTTGCTTATGAACATCATGAAAAATGGGATGGAAGTGGTTATCCTAGAGGATTAAAAGGTGAAGAAATTCATATTTTTGGAAGAATCACTGCAATTTGTGATGTTTTTGATGCCTTAGCTCATGAAAGACCTTATAAAAAAGCTTGGGAATTGGATAGAATCATCAAACTCCTTAAAGAAGAAAAAGCTAAACATTTTGATCCAGTATTAGTAGATCTGTTTTTAGAAAATCTAGACAAATTTTTAGAAATCAAAAATACATATGAAGATAAAGTTTAA
- a CDS encoding AraC family transcriptional regulator, with the protein MSLNKINFKFNNNQSEMIFPSEKVEGEIIDKQINDSIYFVKSNIVLKDDIVVLSKSKVDGIMMDFNLVGDVNYKSKVSKYGFSTSNNMTDIELVKEEETESKAKKGNINKITLVLKKDFLSKVLPENKETNKVFDSLQKNYCHELLASKTTDFQVGKILSELYYTSLYKGKLGEIYLESKILELIYLELNSLFNPKESLSSSIKFDEKDMQALEKAKNIINSLTFDCTISSLSKKVALNEFKLKYGFKKFFNTSPGALVLQTRMEEAKKLLESSDYNISEISRKVGYKYQQSFSTAFFKHFGVLPKDVMKTRKYYY; encoded by the coding sequence ATGTCTTTAAATAAAATAAATTTTAAATTTAATAATAATCAAAGTGAAATGATATTTCCTTCAGAAAAAGTTGAAGGAGAAATAATTGATAAACAAATCAATGACTCAATCTATTTTGTAAAATCTAATATAGTTTTAAAAGATGACATAGTAGTTTTATCCAAATCTAAAGTTGATGGAATAATGATGGATTTTAATTTAGTAGGAGATGTTAATTATAAATCTAAAGTATCGAAATATGGATTTTCAACATCAAATAATATGACAGATATTGAACTAGTAAAGGAAGAAGAAACAGAATCAAAAGCTAAAAAAGGTAATATTAATAAAATAACACTAGTATTAAAAAAAGATTTCTTGTCAAAAGTTTTACCAGAAAATAAAGAAACAAATAAAGTTTTTGATTCTTTACAGAAAAACTATTGCCATGAACTTTTAGCAAGTAAGACAACAGATTTTCAAGTTGGAAAAATATTAAGTGAACTATACTATACAAGCTTATATAAAGGAAAGCTTGGTGAAATATATTTAGAATCAAAGATATTAGAATTAATTTATTTAGAATTAAACTCTCTTTTTAATCCAAAAGAGTCTTTATCTAGCAGTATTAAATTTGATGAAAAAGATATGCAGGCTTTAGAAAAAGCAAAGAATATAATTAATTCATTGACTTTTGACTGCACAATCTCTAGTTTATCTAAAAAAGTTGCTTTAAATGAGTTTAAATTAAAGTATGGATTTAAAAAGTTTTTTAATACTTCTCCTGGAGCTTTAGTTTTGCAAACAAGGATGGAAGAAGCAAAAAAACTTTTAGAAAGTAGTGATTATAATATTAGTGAAATCTCAAGAAAAGTTGGATATAAATACCAACAAAGTTTTTCAACTGCTTTTTTTAAACATTTTGGAGTTCTTCCTAAAGATGTGATGAAAACAAGGAAGTACTACTATTAA